The DNA segment CTGCTGAGGCTAAGAAAAATGCTGACCGTGCTGCTGCACTTGCAATTAAAAATGCACCTGTAGAAGAAGAAGTAGTAGAAGAGGCTCCTGTAGCTGAAGCTGCAACTGAAGAAGTAGCTGTAGAAGAAAGTCCTGCTGTAGAAGAAGCCCCTGTGGCCGAAGCTGCTGCTGAGGAAGCTCCTGCTGCTGAAGAAAGCAAAGAAGAAGAAGCATAATATTTTTGTTATGCTGCAGGATAGCGAAGGATTCATTTCATGATTCTTCGCTATTTTTATTCATAGGTATTTATGACACAGGAAGAAACATTTTATATAGGGTATATTACCAAAACAAAGGGGCTAAAAGGAGAGGTTCAGTTATTTTTTGAATATGATGAGCCAGGCTTGCTTGATCTGGATGTGGTTTTTGCAGCTATCAATGGCAAAATGGTTCCTTTTTTTGTCTCTTCTTATAAACTACAGAACAACAATACGGGGAATTTCTATTTTGACGACATTGATCATATAGACAAGGCACAGCCCCTGGTGAAAAAAAAGATATACCTGCCCCTGACTAAAATGCCGGACCGTTCGGACGAGGACTTTCATTATAATGACCTTAAAGGCTTTATGGTCTCAGATGAAAACAAGGGCGAACTGGGTGAGATTATTGAAGTAAACGAATACCCCCAGCAATTTGTGGCAACGGTTTTATATAAAGGAACAGAGATCATGTTTC comes from the Pedobacter heparinus DSM 2366 genome and includes:
- the rimM gene encoding ribosome maturation factor RimM (Essential for efficient processing of 16S rRNA); translation: MTQEETFYIGYITKTKGLKGEVQLFFEYDEPGLLDLDVVFAAINGKMVPFFVSSYKLQNNNTGNFYFDDIDHIDKAQPLVKKKIYLPLTKMPDRSDEDFHYNDLKGFMVSDENKGELGEIIEVNEYPQQFVATVLYKGTEIMFPLNEDMIVEIDEEEETLLVDLPEGLLDIYLSN